The Plasmodium cynomolgi strain B DNA, scaffold: 0242, whole genome shotgun sequence genome segment AAGCACAACACAGGAGTGAACGTTTAAGCGTTACTTTTTCGAGGCGAGTTAAAAATGCGCCTTCCCCTGAAGAGCCTTCATTAGGCGCCAACGATTGACATGGACGCGTATTTCCATGGACGAGTATTTCCCTGGATGTGTATTTCCATGGACGTGTATTTGCATGGTCTTATATTTGCATGTTTGTGTATGTACGTGCTTATACGACTGCTTCTACGTACGTGCTTGTATGCGCGTAGGCCTTCATTCCCATGTGCCTCCCTTTTGATCGCAGAGAACGGCCTGTTCAACTCCCAACCGTGGCCACCACTGCACAAGAACAAAAAACGAAACTNTTTTTTAAACCCTAAAAtaggatgtaaaaaatgaatatgtcTGAAACAAAGGCGTCTTTGAGGTACTCCTCGAAAAACAGTTTTTCTTACGAGAAGGAGATGTCCTCTACAAGTACGGTGATGAGGCGTgtgcgtcttttttttttttgccacttgtgtgtattttataaaatgtgaaagaaaaaaaaaaacagaccTGTGAGGCAGAATGGGCATTTTCGTTTGATCCTTTGGGAAGAATGAACACTTGTGTATGACCCGTTtggcaaaaaagcaaaagcgCGTATTGCGTGGCGATTCCAcctcctcctctccccatTTCTCAGCCCTccaaataacaaaaaatcgGGATGAGATAATAAAGAACAAGGTGTACTGTCCGATCGAGCtgaaaaatgtgtacaagtTACTGGAGGATAGCGACCAGCTCCTGAGGAATGTAATGCGTTTATGCTGTGGCGGGGCTTTGTGCGCATGCTGTAGCGGCTCCTTGTGTGCATGTCGCAGTGTCTCCCTGTATGCATGCTGTAGTGGCTCCCTGCGTGCACCCCTTTCGTAGCTACCACTTTGTGCGCACGCGCAGGCAAGAGCGGTGAACAGGTGTAGATGCCTCTCCTCCCCGCATTGGCGTAATCCCCCCTCCACCCCCTCACGGCAGAAAAACCTCAACGAGGAGTACCTTCTCGAACACAACAGCAAAGTAAACGAATTCGTGTCACTCTGCGAAAGTTACAAAGTCAACGTGAGCAACCAGAACAAGCCAGAActgaaaaaaacatacaactcgatagagaaaaatattcactACCTAAATAAACATATCGAAACAGCTAAAAAGGACAacatcattttaaaaaaaaaattgaaaaagtcAACAGACCCATTGTTCATTTCTACATTGGAGCAAAAGTACAAGCAAGTTTGTCTAGATATTGAAAataggaagaaggaaataaaatttttaaaagacagcatacgaaaaaatgaaaaactgtTGGAttcaaataaaaggaaaccG includes the following:
- a CDS encoding hypothetical protein (putative), yielding MNMSETKASLRYSSKNSFSYEKEMSSTTLQITKNRDEIIKNKVYCPIELKNVYKLLEDSDQLLRNKNLNEEYLLEHNSKVNEFVSLCESYKVNVSNQNKPELKKTYNSIEKNIHYLNKHIETAKKDNIILKKKLKKSTDPLFISTLEQKYKQVCLDIENRKKEIKFLKDSIRKNEKLLDSNKRKPNKISLEKEYKNLLNQQSTLCSRLIQLQNGNRLYEENIFKIDAQLDEIKKMNELNIDKKRKTMTWWVLKMTHPRKILSDVYSSSTQRGTI